Proteins encoded by one window of Xenopus tropicalis strain Nigerian chromosome 6, UCB_Xtro_10.0, whole genome shotgun sequence:
- the LOC116411706 gene encoding histamine H3 receptor-like, translating into MFHYTVQVNMKLVFSLSGNVTNINQTNTSLVDVMGTQSPQITMIILVTVISCLILVTVLGNTLVILAFIEDRRLRNRSNFFLLNLAICDFFIGAFCIPFYVPYVFTGKWLLGKFLCKLWLIVDNLMCTASAFNVVLISYDRFLSVTMAVLHRSIEKEHGRTVLNMALVWILASLLYSPAIIFWEYVDGDKSIPTDLCLPGYFYAWYFLLGASTFDFLLPLLSISFFNLSLYCNIRSRSRKKQHIVTSPIDSNLDGNPARPYIISGNDFHNGAVKDLNTPQYKKGKRSLCCFFSNVLPLHRDQQTVRYNVHVIKLSRDKKIAKSLSVLVCVFGMCWAPYSLLMTIRAACHDNCIDSYWYDITFWLLWINSSVNPFLYPLCHESFRKAFAKVFYKYIKNKNLKP; encoded by the exons ATGTTTCACTATACAGTTCAAGTAAATATGAAGCTGGTATTTTCCCTTTCAGGAAATGTCACAAACATTAACCAGACAAACACATCTCTTGTCGATGTCATGGGCACACAGAGTCCACAAATTACAATGATCATTTTAGTGACTGTTATTTCATGTCTTATTTTGGTCACAGTTCTGGGGAACACTCTTGTAATTTTAGCTTTCATTGAAGACAGAAGGCTTAGAAACCGGAGTAATTTCTTTCTTCTTAATCTGGCAATTTGTGACTTCTTTATTG GTGCATTCTGTATTCCTTTCTATGTTCCATATGTGTTCACTGGGAAGTGGTTACTTGGGAAATTTCTCTGTAAATTGTGGCTAATTGTTGATAATCTCATGTGCACTGCGTCAGCATTCAATGTAGTCCTGATCAGTTACGACCGATTTCTCTCTGTCACTATGGCT GTTTTGCACCGATCAATTGAAAAGGAGCATGGCCGAACTGTGCTGAACATGGCTTTAGTTTGGATTCTGGCTTCCCTCTTGTACAGCCCAGCTATCATTTTCTGGGAATATGTTGATGGTGATAAATCCATTCCCACAGACCTCTGTCTTCCTGGATACTTTTATGCTTGGTACTTTCTTCTAGGGGCATCGACATTTGATTTTCTTCTGCCTTTGTTAAGCATTTCCTTTTTCAACTTGAGCCTCTACTGTAACATTAGGTCACGGAGCAGAAAAAAGCAACACATTGtcacatctcccattgactcaaaCTTAGATGGAAATCCAGCTAGGCCATACATCATATCAGGCAATGATTTTCATAATGGAGCAGTAAAAGACTTAAACACACCCCAGTATAAAAAGGGCAAGAGATCTTTGTGCTGTTTTTTCAGTAATGTTTTGCCTTTGCATAGGGATCAGCAGACAGTGAGGTATAATGTTCATGTTATTAAACTCTCCCGGGACAAGAAAATTGCCAAATCCCTCTCAGTTCTTGTTTGTGTTTTTGGCATGTGTTGGGCTCCTTACTCACTTCTCATGACAATCCGTGCAGCTTGCCATGATAATTGTATTGATTCCTATTGGTATGATATCACATTTTGGCTGCTCTGGATTAATTCCTCAGTAAACCCATTTCTATATCCTTTGTGCCACGAAAGCTTTAGGAAAGcatttgccaaagtattttataaatacataaagaatAAAAACTTAAAGCCATGA